One region of Niallia sp. Man26 genomic DNA includes:
- a CDS encoding GMC family oxidoreductase — MKLQDVIVIGSGGGGAVMAKELGEKGLKVLVLEAGPWYGNKKWPQPNTESNSESSSSLSDLDIDLYKQLMDKKEMNMNDLVTGRYRFGPADRSKAQWFRNIKQKAMIWQCAGVGGTTQVYTANCPRAYPQSVDGKWPFSYKELIPYYEKVEETLPVNFAPVTAKEELFYFGAKKLGLHLNPSLDIYSPGYRPQPNAILPPNEAIINPNITDVELSWMEGCTLSGHCINGCAHGPSIEKMAKRSTNVSYIPLALRTGNVSIRPNAFAVKILTEKEGTEFRAIGVRIRDTWTGQEEELTASVVVLACGSIETPRLWLNSSLPENEFVGKGLVTHYMDWITGIFEKKDLLSVIGATQIRPYVGNTCGARLDYPGLGALQTAGMSPGLTASFYGLSTDGYAVRKERSNHRPWDMEGRPVGQTLHYLMDNYARSLSILVTTDDEVDDRNGVALDPRISDENGFVPVIRYRATKKSAERRRKLAVLAADLLRKAGAKKILRSNWPEGMMIHMESTMRIGSVVDENCEAYQVKRLYIADNSVHANGLGGANPTLTTQALAVRTAEKVIETYFS, encoded by the coding sequence ATGAAGTTGCAGGATGTCATCGTAATTGGGTCTGGCGGAGGAGGGGCTGTCATGGCGAAAGAGCTTGGAGAAAAAGGATTAAAGGTGCTTGTTTTGGAGGCTGGTCCTTGGTATGGCAATAAAAAATGGCCACAACCCAATACGGAGTCGAACAGCGAAAGCAGTTCCTCTTTATCTGATCTCGACATTGATCTATACAAGCAGTTAATGGATAAGAAGGAAATGAACATGAATGATTTAGTGACAGGAAGGTATCGCTTTGGACCGGCAGACCGAAGCAAGGCGCAATGGTTCCGGAATATTAAACAAAAGGCAATGATATGGCAGTGTGCCGGCGTTGGCGGCACTACGCAAGTTTATACAGCCAACTGTCCGCGAGCTTATCCGCAATCAGTGGATGGTAAATGGCCGTTTTCGTATAAGGAGCTTATCCCGTATTATGAAAAGGTAGAGGAAACCTTACCAGTGAACTTTGCGCCAGTTACGGCAAAGGAAGAACTATTTTATTTCGGTGCCAAAAAACTCGGGCTGCATTTAAATCCATCGCTTGATATTTATTCGCCTGGATATCGACCGCAGCCTAATGCCATTCTTCCACCAAACGAAGCAATCATTAACCCCAATATTACTGATGTCGAGCTATCCTGGATGGAGGGCTGTACATTGTCAGGACATTGTATTAACGGTTGTGCTCATGGACCTTCCATTGAAAAAATGGCTAAACGCTCTACGAATGTAAGTTATATTCCACTCGCTTTAAGGACAGGTAATGTAAGCATAAGGCCAAATGCGTTCGCTGTGAAAATCCTAACCGAAAAGGAGGGTACTGAATTCCGTGCAATCGGTGTAAGAATAAGAGATACATGGACAGGACAAGAAGAAGAATTAACCGCATCCGTAGTTGTGTTAGCTTGCGGCAGTATAGAAACTCCGCGACTTTGGCTGAATTCATCCCTGCCAGAAAATGAGTTTGTTGGCAAAGGATTAGTCACACATTATATGGACTGGATTACAGGAATCTTTGAAAAGAAAGATTTATTGTCTGTTATAGGAGCAACGCAAATAAGACCATATGTAGGAAACACTTGTGGAGCAAGGCTAGACTATCCAGGACTTGGTGCACTACAGACAGCTGGAATGAGTCCAGGATTGACCGCTTCCTTTTATGGCTTGAGTACAGATGGGTATGCTGTTAGAAAAGAGCGAAGCAATCACAGACCATGGGATATGGAGGGACGGCCAGTTGGACAAACTTTACATTACTTGATGGATAATTATGCTCGATCTTTAAGTATATTGGTAACAACAGACGATGAAGTGGATGACAGAAACGGTGTCGCACTAGATCCGCGTATTTCCGATGAGAATGGTTTTGTGCCAGTTATCCGGTATAGAGCTACAAAAAAATCAGCCGAGCGGCGCAGAAAACTTGCTGTACTGGCTGCAGACCTATTACGCAAGGCGGGAGCGAAAAAAATTTTGCGCTCCAATTGGCCGGAGGGTATGATGATTCATATGGAAAGCACGATGAGAATCGGCTCTGTTGTGGATGAAAACTGTGAGGCCTATCAAGTAAAACGGCTTTATATTGCTGACAACAGCGTGCATGCTAATGGTCTCGGTGGTGCTAATCCAACCCTTACAACTCAAGCCTTAGCTGTTAGGACAGCAGAAAAGGTGATAGAGACTTATTTTTCTTAG
- a CDS encoding DUF3231 family protein, which translates to MKLFEVMYDAFEPFLDGEKRPLNVLEVSNLWFYLLATETTLRNEELAVNIVQDPKLKAIIKDTTDSVHIPMRDELKEFLTKEGVPLPQTTPEKPVGDFRDIPEGAKLNDEETANLLSYNLAAGVNYAARGLTESIRADVGLLFSKYIMKKTIAGLTVKQYLDEHGWLRVPPFYNK; encoded by the coding sequence ATGAAATTGTTTGAAGTCATGTACGATGCGTTTGAGCCATTTTTGGACGGTGAAAAAAGACCATTAAATGTCTTAGAAGTCAGCAATCTGTGGTTTTATTTGTTGGCAACGGAAACAACCCTTCGTAATGAAGAGCTTGCTGTTAACATCGTTCAAGATCCAAAATTAAAAGCAATCATTAAGGATACTACCGATTCTGTGCATATTCCGATGCGTGATGAGTTAAAAGAATTTTTGACAAAAGAAGGAGTTCCGCTCCCACAGACTACCCCAGAAAAACCAGTCGGAGATTTTCGCGACATCCCGGAAGGAGCAAAACTGAATGATGAAGAGACCGCCAACCTCCTTTCTTATAATCTTGCAGCAGGAGTAAATTATGCAGCAAGAGGTCTTACAGAATCTATCCGTGCAGATGTCGGTTTGCTTTTTTCTAAATATATTATGAAGAAGACCATTGCCGGTCTAACTGTTAAGCAATACTTAGATGAGCATGGGTGGCTGCGGGTGCCGCCGTTTTACAACAAATAG